The following are from one region of the Thermococcus cleftensis genome:
- a CDS encoding XTP/dITP diphosphatase gives MRLAFITSNPGKVEEARKYFEPLGVEVYQLKVDYPEIQADTLEEVAEYGARWLAERLDGPFFLDDSGLFIDALNGFPGVYSAYVYRTLGVDGILKLMEGVEDRRAHFRSVIAYWDNELYLFTGRVEGEITREKRGTMGFGFDPIFKPTGFEETFAEMTTEEKNRISHRGRALKAFAEWLKENLK, from the coding sequence ATGAGGCTGGCGTTCATAACTTCCAATCCCGGAAAGGTGGAGGAGGCTAGGAAGTACTTTGAACCGCTGGGCGTTGAGGTGTATCAGCTTAAGGTCGATTATCCCGAGATACAGGCAGATACGCTCGAGGAGGTTGCCGAGTACGGGGCCAGGTGGCTCGCGGAGAGGCTCGACGGCCCGTTCTTCCTCGACGACTCCGGCCTCTTCATCGACGCCCTCAACGGCTTTCCGGGTGTTTACTCGGCCTACGTTTACAGGACCCTGGGCGTGGACGGGATACTGAAGCTGATGGAGGGTGTGGAGGACAGGAGGGCCCACTTCAGGAGCGTGATAGCTTACTGGGACAATGAGCTGTACCTCTTCACCGGCCGCGTGGAGGGAGAGATAACCCGCGAGAAGCGCGGTACGATGGGCTTTGGCTTCGACCCCATATTCAAGCCGACGGGTTTCGAGGAAACTTTCGCCGAAATGACAACCGAGGAGAAGAACAGAATATCACATCGTGGAAGGGCTTTAAAGGCTTTTGCAGAGTGGCTAAAGGAAAACCTTAAATAA
- a CDS encoding Lrp/AsnC family transcriptional regulator: MVSSLDATDLKLLEELKENARENIASLSKKLGIPRTTVHYRIKKLVEEGVIEKFTVKPNYKKLNLGTTAFILARYEQDSGLSQREVAERIAALEGVYEVHIIAGEWDLLIKVRAPSSEEVGKIVVDRLREIKGVGQTVTMVSFVTVKEEL, translated from the coding sequence ATGGTAAGCTCTCTCGATGCCACCGATTTGAAGCTGCTGGAGGAGCTCAAGGAGAACGCGAGGGAGAACATAGCATCGCTCAGCAAGAAGCTGGGCATACCGAGGACCACCGTCCACTACCGCATCAAAAAGCTCGTGGAGGAGGGTGTCATAGAGAAGTTCACGGTCAAGCCCAACTACAAGAAGCTCAACCTCGGCACGACGGCCTTTATCCTGGCCCGCTACGAGCAGGACTCCGGGCTGAGCCAGCGCGAGGTGGCCGAGAGGATAGCGGCCCTCGAGGGCGTCTACGAGGTCCACATAATAGCCGGTGAGTGGGACCTGCTCATAAAGGTCCGCGCCCCCAGCTCGGAGGAGGTTGGGAAGATAGTCGTGGACAGGCTCAGGGAGATAAAGGGCGTCGGACAGACGGTCACGATGGTGTCCTTCGTTACGGTTAAGGAGGAGCTGTGA
- a CDS encoding CGP-CTERM sorting domain-containing protein gives MAWVVKKGLSLALLFLLFLPLASAGKVNLFNHLPGNETVKLVTFECHSNCTPQKWFMVDNLTIIKPHNETSDIKITITGNKSRQKLIPARNSTPFTINNINWSAVNETIKNLTSYKFLGSTLPKQYTRMTGRITENGLEMEFHCDDCFLGKCPMFLDMTCNTTCKVEPKTFADCGMDMRYTKTNTTTQKPENKQTCGPALLVGLALIPLLIRREKVS, from the coding sequence GTGGCGTGGGTCGTGAAGAAGGGTTTATCCCTGGCCTTGCTCTTCCTCCTTTTCCTTCCTTTGGCTTCAGCTGGAAAGGTTAACCTGTTCAACCACCTGCCGGGCAATGAGACGGTGAAGTTGGTAACTTTCGAATGCCACTCAAACTGCACGCCCCAAAAATGGTTCATGGTCGATAACTTAACCATCATAAAACCCCACAACGAGACTTCAGACATCAAAATCACAATAACCGGAAACAAGAGCAGGCAAAAACTCATCCCAGCCAGGAATTCAACACCATTCACAATCAACAACATCAACTGGAGCGCGGTAAACGAAACCATCAAGAACCTAACTTCCTACAAATTCTTAGGTTCAACACTCCCTAAGCAGTATACTCGGATGACTGGAAGGATCACGGAGAATGGACTTGAGATGGAGTTTCATTGTGATGACTGTTTCCTAGGCAAATGCCCAATGTTCTTAGATATGACGTGTAACACCACTTGCAAAGTCGAACCTAAAACATTCGCCGACTGCGGCATGGACATGAGGTACACCAAGACAAACACAACCACCCAGAAACCAGAAAACAAACAAACCTGCGGGCCAGCTTTGCTAGTTGGGTTGGCGTTAATTCCCCTGCTGATAAGACGGGAAAAGGTAAGTTAA